Within Leguminivora glycinivorella isolate SPB_JAAS2020 chromosome 26, LegGlyc_1.1, whole genome shotgun sequence, the genomic segment agttctacttttgtgatttttttcatattttttaaacatatggttcaaaagttagaggggggggggacgcattttttttcctttaggagcgattatttccgaaaatattagtattatcataaaactatcttagtaaacccttattcatttttaaatacctatccaacaatatatcacacgttagggttggaatgaaaaaaaaatcagcccccactttacatgtaggggggctaccctaataaaacatttttttccattttttatttttgcactttgttggcgtgattgatatacatattggtaccaaatttcagctttctagtgcttacagttactgagattatccgcggacggacggacggacggacggacggacggacggacggacggacggacggacggacggacggacggacggacggacggacagacagacatggcgaaactataagggttcctagttgactacggaaccctaaaaatgaacattctaaatacgtttaaaaaaataaaaatcagttggggtgtctgaggttttgagtgataccggaaacacggtgtatacctaTGCATGCATATACAACAGATTCCAATTTTGAactgcgagcgtagcgagtgctTCAAAAACAAagaatcttgagcgttacgagggtttcaaggcacgaaggtgaAACAAACTttaccaccgagtgaaacacaatttttcaccacatcaacacgatcaaaataataactataaaacatcaaattaaatcaaatatatcaatttattcaataagtatgattcaaaaaattcatttttaggtaaattctaccaaccagcttaagacatcaagttaaagtttgtatgaaattactttgcactcttgaggataaaatgcaatttttctatctgttttcgaatagcaagtGCGgtgaaaaaaacatttattttcctttaattttttCAGGTTCACATGGGACATAAAAGCAAAGAAGCTCTACGTACCCCCCATAGCACCAGACACACTATACTCTATCCTCTCCACCCCCACTCCGACACTATGCCTCGTACCTACCGAGGACAATACACCAATCACGTTCGAGGATTACCACGTTACTATGCTGGAGAGATTGACCAATGAGAGATTTGTGTTAGTCAGTGTGCCAGGTGGGCATAGCGTGCATTTGACTAATCCGGAGGTGGTCGTACCAAAGATTGTTAAGTTTTTTGAGGAAGACGTGAGAGCgaaattgtaataataataaattaaattgaaatatataagTCGTCTTTTTATTATAAACCACTTACATAATCATGATCACAATCATgatcataatcatcatcatcatcatcatcatcatcatcatcatcatcatcattttgacgaccggtctggcgcagtcggtagtgaccctgcctgctgcgccgcggtcctgggttcgaatcccggtaagggcatttatttgtgtgatgagcacagatattttgttcctgagtcatggatgttttctatgtatataagtatttatatattatatatatcgttgtctgagtacccacaacactagccttcttgagcttaccgtgggcctcagtcaatctgtgtaagaatgtcctataatatttatttatttattatttattatcatttcagccattaatagcccactgctgagcataggcctcccttcgtgtacgccacttattccggtcctgggctaatctcatccagaagtgccccgcagttattcggatgtcgtccacccaacgagccaacggatgccaggcgcttcttacatccgatagcggccaccactTGCATAAAATTGGCTTAGATTGTGTTTGATATCAGGGAGtgttctattgttattttaatttcataatTTCTTTAAGTAGTTTGTCGttcataatttataatttattaattaataaaataaaataaaaataaacttcgATGGAAAGAGTAGTAGTGCCTGTCCGGTTCTGGCCCCAACACTTCTCCACTCCCGACACAAGTCATTTATAATGtaaagcttgaccagaaatatatgactattgtcaagagggtgCTGTTATCTTGATGTATGCtatgacagttcagtatagtatgaacaAAATAATTCTAATGAAATTACGCAACATGGACAACTTTAGACAGGCCATGCCACAGGCGTTTGTTTCTTTACGAAGACAGTAAGTGTCCCCACAAGATATCTGATGCGACAAATTAAATATAGGACAATATTAGAGTTATTTTGGAATTGTATTTTATAGTTTAGACTGCAACTTTAGCGTAAGACACGTCCATAGCGATACCACAGGCGTTGGTCCCCCGGCGAAGGTAGTAGTACCCCTTATCTCCTTCTTGCCAGGTCGTCCCCCACGAATTTTTGATGATCCAATATGGCACCTCTCGTCCATCATCGCCTGTTTAACAATATCTATATTCAGTTTTCTTCTCCAAAAGAGACAATTCAACTAAACTTGGGTACATATTAAGAAGtaatttttaaccctcgacgcaaaaaaaacgacgacgaggtgttataagtttgacgtgtctgtctgtctgtcagtgtaTGTGTGtccctgtctgtggcatcgtagctctcaaaCGGAGGAAccgatttcaatttagttttttctgtttgaaagctgatttagtcgggtcgggagtgttcttagccatgtttcatgaaaatcggactaaatcggtccactatgttgttagtttttgtggttaggttatataataTTGAAGTGTGTGTAGTAACCTTGAGAAATTTAAGAGTATTGATCAAATTTATTTGCCTGTCGTATGTATTGAAAATGTCACGTTTGTTTTAAGTTAGGCATTTTTGTTAAAGACACGGAAGGATGAAGACGATTTCAAGTACATTATAAAAGCAATACTCTTGTGTATTTTTTGCGTGAAatgccataattttattaattaacgCTATTTAAGctatattaatttttttttacggaCCACAAATGCTCGTGAAGTTATGCTATTAAAGGTTGAATCTGACAAATCTGCGCTTCATTGTGGATGATAATGGCAACTTATCTACTAACCGATAGTCCTTTAACTTTTACAATGAATGAAGCGTGTAATTTAACAAACCCACCATAAGCGGTGCTGTAGCCAACTATAAGGACGGCATGGTTCCGTTCGCTCGGCGGGCACTGTTCCTCAGTAGGCTCGTCTATATCTAGCGGGTCTCGATGCTGCAGCATCATTCTGTCGTTAATGCCTGTAACAAAAACCAGAATTGACAGAAAATTATTGAGGTCACTTTCCTGGGCACATCAACATTTTACCTTATCACcctcatcatcctctttgcgctATCCCAGCAttcgccacagctcatgggagcctggagtccgctgtggcggcagccaatcccaagatttggcgtaggcactagttttactatagtgactgccatttgaccttccaacgcagaggataactaggccttattggaataagtccggtttcctgacGGTATTTtcattcaccgaaaagcgactagcatatatcaaatgatatttcacaCGTAAGTTTCGAGAAACTGATTGGGAAGAGCCGGGGTTCgtacccgcgacctccggattgaaagtcgcgctctttaccgctaggccaccagcgcttttttaccTACTTAAACAACCTTTTCACCTACTTAATCTGCTTGCAATTTTTAAACTTTGTTACTGTTGATGGTGTGTCTAAGAAGACTTTGTTTGTTTTATCTAATACTCATAAAAGCCTTTTTTTGTGGTAGCGGCTGAGATATTTGGATATTTTGATAAACGCAAGGGATTCAATCCTTCTAAAATAGTAGCGTGAGAAAACTTACCAtctattaagagttttgaatgattcacggttattttcattagacttattatATTGACCGAAATCCCGTGGCCGTGATTATCTTttgagttttccgtgatcatgatgcatgcaactcacaaaaatcaaaaaggtagtCACGGTCTATTATCTCGATCTTAGTCTTACCATCTATGTTCTATCAGTTACAACAGAATCATACTTAACTTACATAAcattccacttttttttttttgtcagagGTGGAGGTAATCCTCATTGGACTTACTTTCCTATTGATTTAGTAGTAGGGATTCTCAGGTTGTGTCCCAACACTAAAAGTCGTTATTCTAAAAAGCGCTGAAGGctcagcggtaagagcgtgtgactttcgatctgaaggtcgcgggttcgaaccctggctcatTTGGCTCTTTTTTGGAACTTATCTGCGatgtgtcatttgatatttgccagtcgcttttcggtgaaggaaaaacatcgtgagaaatccggactaattccaataacgcATAGTTACCCTtagggttggaagatcagatggcagtcgctttcgtaaaacaagaacctacgccaaatcttaggattggTTATTAAAGTGAAACCCAGGCAGACCATAATAtgtgagaaataaataaatgaaataagccgtggcaaatgccgggataatgcaaggaggatgatggttaCCAAGATTCGTTATTCTGCATGACACCAAGATTTCTAGACGTTCATGTGCAAGTATACTTTACTGCATTAGTTTTTGGCATTGAGGTGTGCGTTGTATGAGTTGTATCCTTACCAGCAGAAAGCGGTCCATGTTCCCTCAACGCTTGAACCATCGCGTCTTCATCGTTAACCCGTTCTATGCCAATAACGTTCAGCAACTGAGGTTTGTTCTGCGGGCATTGTCGTCTTGTTTCGTCGTATTTGCGATAATGGGACTTGAGAGGGACTCCTCCGAGATTCGCTATTATATCACTGAATGAAACTTACCCccttataaaaaagttactgaactgattagttaaataaagtgtTTGTCCCTTCCTCACCAATACATAAATCAATATGACAGAAAGGGACTAAACACTTTTTTACTAATCAGTtcatacaattttattgaataaaggGATTAGTAGTAGGGATTCTCGGGTTGTGTTCCGACACTAATATTAGTTTGCACTTCCCGCTCGATCACGTATTAAGTAGttacttactgcattatttTTTGCTATTGAGGTGTGCTTCGTAATTGTTGTATCCTTACCAGCAGAAAGTGGTCCATGTTCCCTCAACGCTTGAACCATCGCGTCTTCATCGCCCGGCTTAACCCGTTCCATACCAATAACGTTTAGCAACTGAGGTTTGTTCTGCGGACACTGTCGTCTTGTTTCGTCGTATTTGCGGTAGTGGGACTCGAGAGGGACTCCTCCGAGATTCGCTATTATATCACTGAAATATTATTTGATGAGaaactgtcactaaaataaaattatttgtcaaAGCATATTTTCATTTGGCTCTCATGAGTCTTGGCGAAATGGGATAGTGCTAGGGAGAAGAAAAATGtcgaaaaaaaattcagtccAATTGAGAACTTCCTCCTtatttgaagtcggttaaaaagatgACTTTTGTTTGTCATCAAATTGGTAGGTATATAGATATACTTAGTCCTGttgaaactatattttttactacatatcagcagcggctggtccatacaagtcgattcccaccggcttgcctaaaattgattact encodes:
- the LOC125240030 gene encoding putative cysteine proteinase CG12163, with the translated sequence MGADCNSANQVGVVHIFADIIANLGGVPLESHYRKYDETRRQCPQNKPQLLNVIGMERVKPGDEDAMVQALREHGPLSAGINDRMMLQHRDPLDIDEPTEEQCPPSERNHAVLIVGYSTAYGDDGREVPYWIIKNSWGTTWQEGDKGYYYLRRGTNACGIAMDVSYAKVAV